gtgtgtgtgtgtgtgtgtgtgtgtgtgtgtgtgtgtgtgtgagtgtgtgcatgtgtgtgtgtgtgtcagtgtgtgcatgtgtgtgtgtgtgtgtgtgtgtgtgtgtgtgtgtgtgtgtgtgtgtgtgtgtgtgtgagtctgtgtgtgtgtgtgtgtgtgtgtgtgtgtgtcagtgtgtgcatgtgtgtatgtgtgtgtgtgtgtgtgtgtgtgcgtgtgtgtgtgtgtgtgtgtgtgtgtgtgtcagtgtgtgcatatgtgtgtgtgtgtgtgtgtgtgtgtgtgtgtgtgtctccgtttgcgcagtcagtttttctttttcttctgcttcttcgatTCTCGGTTTACTGATGAGTTTCAATTTCTTCACACGCACACGGCGTCTCACTCGTAAAAGAGAaaacagctttcttcttcttcttctgtgtgtgtgtgtgtgtgtgtgtgtgtgtgtgtgtgtgtgtgtgtgtgtgtgtgtgtgtgtgtgtactaggcGCGTAtgccggcgtgtgtgtgcatgtatgcgtgccagtgtgcgtgtgtgtgtgtatgcgtgtgtgtgtgcgtgtgcgcgtgtgggtgtatgtggcgcgcgcgcatgtgtttgtgtgtgtgtgtgtgtgtgtgtgtgtgtgtgtgtgtgtgtgtgtgagcgttatTGCTCTTCGAACGAAAACCGCCCAGTTCAAGCGAAGAGCGCATGTAAGCTACAGTACGATTTTTCAACGGGTTTGCGCGCGGTCTACTAACGTGATGATCGTTCAACAAACGCTCCACTCTTATACCACTTCACTGGAACGGCCGTGTGCGGTACTCGACGACGATCCGTAGTTATGTTTTGTCAGCCcggttctctctcctctctctctctctcgctgtctctctgagTGAAAAGAGCACAATATACTCTAGTACCAAcggctttttggtgtgtgtgtgtgtgtgtgtgtgtgtgtgtgtgcgtgtgtgcgtgtgtgtgtgtgtgtgtgtgtgtgtgtgggtgtgcgcgccgCGTGGGCTTGATACCGCGTACTTCAGCGGTTAAATCGCCATTGTgagcgcgcgcgggtgtgtgtgtgtgtgtgcgtctcgcCTGCGAACACCGCAAAACCACACTTCATAGTACAAGGCGGCCTGCATGCAGCAGCTCAAAACTAGGCACTGTCTCTGGCATGAGTGCTCTCAGTCAGCTGGCGTTGTGAGCCTGGGAaaggctggcaggcaggcaggcaggcagacaggcacgaCAGACAAGGAGCTAGGATTTCAACGGCCCCCAAAACTGGGCTCTCCTGTGTAAACacagttgttgtgtgttggtgtgagagacagagagagagagaaaaaaaagagcttggAGTTACTTTTGGTTTCGTGGTgaattttgttttgtggttgtgttaATCCCCGAGTTGTTTTGTGCTCTTCCTGTGACTGTGGTGGTCAAGCGGAGTTGCAAgacgtgctttttgtgtgtgtttataaatttTGTGTGCTGCCAAACTATTTTCAGAAAGGATTTacaaagtctctgtgtgtctctcctctctcttcgtcAGTGTGAAGCTTTGATGTGTTTTCTTCGGAACTTCGTTGTGGAAACACTATGTGTGTTGCGTTTGTGCATTGTATTAAAATAAAGTAAACGagaaaaattacaacaaaaacaacagcaacaaaaaacaaccttctACCACAGTGGAGACTCATTAGTGATTCAAATCAATACTTCTTCCTGTGAACTTGTCTGAAAATAATTATCATCAATCAGCTTCAACCGTGTGTATGGTGATCGTTCTGAAGTTCAACGATTTGTTGTTTCATCGTGAATGTTGGATCATTTGTGGGATGCCCATAGGATTCTGGAATTCCATTTATCATCCTCTAAATCATCAGTGCATGTTTCGCTGAGAGACTGACGTATTGTGGGTGATGTCTGCACATGGGTAAGACCTTACTCTCGTGGAtataatcacttttttttctatcgTACTGCGTTGGACAAGTTAAAGTATTGGAGAgcacaacgtttttttttttctttaccgctTTGTAAACCAATCAGCTACCGTTTTGAACAGCGCTTAGTAACAGCGGAGACGcgagaggtggtggtgatgatgatgatgatgaagatgatgatgacagggagcatggcccacaacaacaacaacgacgacgacaacgtgtGAGCGAGGGGCAGGCAGCAGATGAGGTCAAAACAGCAggcaggagggaggtggaggcggtgtgtgtgctgatcaataatccccccccccccccccccgtctctccccgtcCTCCCCACAGCCTGTCGTGCAGAGTTCACTGACACACCATTCTCTGTCAGGTCTGCTttgccccttccttccccttccttcttccctccaccTACTAaccagatcctttttttttttcttcttctctcttgtaAAAGTTTAGTTACTTCTTTCGGAGGTGCTACACCTACGTTTCAGCgttggaagaagaagataacacttTGAAGTGATTCACGTCCTCCTgtcttaacaaaaacaacaacatcaaacatatTGTGCCAACGTGGAAAAAAAGTAAACAGCTGCATTGACCGGCCTGTGTGTCAAGTTACATCATAATGTCACATCCATtcgcaaaacagcaacaacaacaaaagtgattcACGTATTGTCTTAACTgaaaaacacaacataacaaccaTCAAACGAATGCCAACGTGGAAAAAGGTAAACAGTTGCAGTGACCTGTCTGTGAAGTTACAACATAATAAAATTATTTTCACATCCATTCgcgaaacaacaacgacagaaacgaccaaaaaacaaagtgaaattaTGAAGTCTGTAGGATTTACTGTATAAACATAATTTTGTTTtaggtttttggtttggttttgtgtttttttcctgataCGATGAGCATGTGGCGTGTTGTTGTCACCAAAGCAATGTCGGCCTGCAGAAGAACACTGgtcatcccttcccccctccaggCAGGGGCACGGCACCGGCaggctgggggaggaggaggagggagaggaggaggaggaggaggatgggggtgccacgtgctgctggtgctggtgacgCTGCTGTCCTGGCTGGgccccgccctgccctgcccccacAACTGCTTCTGCGAGCCGCACAGCAAGAACGTGCACTGCACAGACAAGGCGCTGACCGCCATCCCGGAGGGCATCCCCGAGGACACCATGGACCTCATCCTCAACCAGAACACCTTCCTCAACCCCGCCCTCACCAGGAGGAACTTCACTCACCTGGTCAAGCTCCAGAAACTGTACCTCAGCCGCTGCGGGATCGAGACGATCGCCGTGGACACCTTCATGGACCTGACGGACCTGGTGTGGCtggacatcagcaacaacaagatCTCCTTCATCTCGGACCACACCTTCCGGGGCCTGCACCTCAAGCACCTCTTCATCAACGACAACCAGGGCGTCCAGCTGTCCCCCAGAGCCTTTGAAGGCATGAGCACGCAGGGTCTGTACATGCACAACTGTGGGATAACGTCATTGTCCATGGAGGTGATCACTCCCCTCAACGGGACCTTGAGAACGCTGTGGCTGTACCAGAACCAGCTGGAGACCCTGTCTGAGGACTGGATCTACCTGTTCAACTCGCTGGGGCACGTGCGGCTGGGCAAGAACCCCTTCCACTGCAACTGCGAGCTGGGCTGGCTGCACAAGTTCTTCAACAAGCACACGTCGGTCTTCTCCGGGGGAGACCTGCCGTCGTGCGCCTCCCCGGCCCTGGTCCGCGGGAAACGCTTCAGCAACCTGACGGCGGACGACTTCCGCTGCGACCTCCCCACCTTCCGCAACGTGGACGCCGTGTTCGACCGCGAGATGGGCCGGCTGACGTGCCAGGCCCGCGGGGACCCCACGCCCACTGTGTACTGGATCCGGCCCGACGGCACCACGGAGATCTACTCCCCGGCCCGCGAAGACGTGGAGCAGAACGAGGGCGTCATGTACATGGCCAACGTCAAGCTGACGGACAGCACACGCTACAAGTGTGTGGCCAGCAACCCCGCGGGAAACGTCACCTTCTCGCTCAACGTCGTCTGGCCCGCCCCTCCCCCGGTTCCCGTCTCCCCTTCTTCCACagaccccacctccgcccccgccGCCACCACCAGAGCCGACAACGTCATCATCGCTGACGTCACCACGGCCTCCTCTTCGGAGGGGCAGCAGCTGAGCGACGAGGCGGCGTCAGAGGGCAAGGAGTCCCTGGACTGGAGCTTCAACCAGGCCGAGCACAACGGGAAGGGGGAAGCGGGGCGCGGGACGAAGCCTGCAGCCGACTCCGAGGTCCGCTTCACCCTGATGGACATCGTGGGCGCCGTGGTGGGCACCTTCGTCATCACCCTCATCGTCTGCGTGGTCACCGCCCACCTGTGCTGGCGGCGGAGGGAGCGGCTCCGTCAGGAGGACCACTACTCCGTGCCGGACTTCAAGCCCCCTCTGGTGCCGCCCACACGGCTCTACATCATGGGGGAGGACGGGGAGAACCAGGTCCGTATGTTGAACCACCACTGTCCTTCCTGAACGGGGCGGGGGAGCTCGGGGCGGAGAACGACGACAACGTTCTTTGCagtgcgagggggagggggggcttggggaggggggggggagtgaacgtGTGGTGAACGGACGAAGACAACTTCTCTGGTCTTCGCAGAGGAAAGTGAACATGTGGGAGAGTTCGGGGTGGAGCATGATGACTACTTTCTTTGCAGTGCTAGGGCAGTGGATGAGTTCTGACGGAGACCAGTTCTACGTCCTTCGTACACAGTGCTTGGGGAGCAAAGTGACCATGTGGTGAACGGACAAAGTCGACTTCTATGATCTTCGTCATGCTAGTGAAGGAAAGTGAACGGCTCAGTAGATGGAATTCTGATGGAGACCACTTTTACGTCCTTTGCAGTGCTGTTTGGAAGAAAAGGGTGGAGTCGTCATCATACGGATGTTCCTTCTCCCTACCTGGATCTACAGCGTCCTGTATTGGCTGTGTGGatgttctctgcgtgtgtgtgtgtgttggtgagtgtttgtgtgcagcTTCATCAACATTCGCCTGCCATGTTTTCTTGCTTCAGTGCTGATGGAGAAATTTCAGCCCTtcgagatcttttttttttttctttttcttttttctttgagcGCTGTCTACAGCGTATCAAAAGAACATGGACAGTATTGCGTGGTGTTTCATCACTGATCTACAAGTGTCTAATATCAACACTGACACAAGTGTGGTGATTCAGTTCTTCATCAGTTTATCTGTCGTCGTCTCTCACGAACAATACACCACAGAACACGAGAAGATTATtgctgttgtgttgatgttgcttCTCAAGTACACTTGGACACTGATCTACAGCCTGCTCTGGGCACCAAGCACTAAAAACaccgatagtg
The sequence above is a segment of the Babylonia areolata isolate BAREFJ2019XMU chromosome 19, ASM4173473v1, whole genome shotgun sequence genome. Coding sequences within it:
- the LOC143293523 gene encoding leucine-rich repeat and fibronectin type III domain-containing protein 1-like protein, whose amino-acid sequence is MSMWRVVVTKAMSACRRTLVIPSPLQAGARHRQAGGGGGGRGGGGGGWGCHVLLVLVTLLSWLGPALPCPHNCFCEPHSKNVHCTDKALTAIPEGIPEDTMDLILNQNTFLNPALTRRNFTHLVKLQKLYLSRCGIETIAVDTFMDLTDLVWLDISNNKISFISDHTFRGLHLKHLFINDNQGVQLSPRAFEGMSTQGLYMHNCGITSLSMEVITPLNGTLRTLWLYQNQLETLSEDWIYLFNSLGHVRLGKNPFHCNCELGWLHKFFNKHTSVFSGGDLPSCASPALVRGKRFSNLTADDFRCDLPTFRNVDAVFDREMGRLTCQARGDPTPTVYWIRPDGTTEIYSPAREDVEQNEGVMYMANVKLTDSTRYKCVASNPAGNVTFSLNVVWPAPPPVPVSPSSTDPTSAPAATTRADNVIIADVTTASSSEGQQLSDEAASEGKESLDWSFNQAEHNGKGEAGRGTKPAADSEVRFTLMDIVGAVVGTFVITLIVCVVTAHLCWRRRERLRQEDHYSVPDFKPPLVPPTRLYIMGEDGENQVRMLNHHCPS